In Primulina eburnea isolate SZY01 chromosome 5, ASM2296580v1, whole genome shotgun sequence, a single window of DNA contains:
- the LOC140833122 gene encoding uncharacterized protein isoform X2, producing the protein MSTDSTPCRELEGEKLSQLQRKFVHAVDAFLQHHSGPRIMYFELICCFRGCILGSFRRWMNYVGRLGVKRLVIRYCCYSHDLKRNYPLVLSSDFLPQTSSLESIYLVGGCFQISSQKALKDLDLTDVAFTSEAVERILLNFCSLQSLKFKSCTLPSKLHIHGPDLQLKNLRLFDCSQVVEIYLSAINLTTFELYTHRMMTLSFSNVPLLQNIRLDICDHKVAPCIFGNVAKDLPHLRCMYFWTDARFFEAFEIGGVNKLIHLRQLALFLEHQNNIDLLALATILDLCPLLHKFHISMVLPSTFNAKPVHKRVVRPHTQLKEVDFSGFRGTQNEYNLMLYILKNAVFLERLSVSVDAIYYHVNLEGWHRTTHCSQLAYKKIRRIVRERLQREIISKDVEINIM; encoded by the exons ATGTCCACTGATTCTACTCCTTGTCGCGAACTCGAGGGCGAAAAGCTGAGCCAATTACAAAGGAAGTTTGTCCATGCAGTGGATGCCTTTTTGCAACATCATTCTGGTCCTAGAATAATGTACTTTGAATTGATTTGTTGTTTCCGTGGATGCATCTTGGGCAGTTTTAGAAGATGGATGAATTATGTTGGCAGATTGGGAGTGAAAAGACTTGTCATTCGATATTGTTGTTATAGCCATGATCTAAAGAGAAACTACCCTCTTGTTTTATCTTCCGATTTTCTTCCTCAAACATCGTCATTGGAAAGTATATATTTGGTGGGTGGTTGTTTCCAAATATCAAGCCAAAAAGCTCTCAAAGAtcttgatttgactgatgtggCTTTCACTTCTGAGGCCGTAGAGCGCATTTTATTGAACTTTTGCAGCCTCCAGTCATTAAAATTTAAGTCTTGTACGCTCCCTTCCAAATTACATATTCATGGTCCTGATCTCCAATTGAAGAATCTGAGGCTGTTTGATTGTTCGCAGGTTGTAGAGATATACTTGTCTGCTATAAATCTAACTACTTTTGAATTATATACCCATAGAATGATGACGTTATCGTTTTCTAACGTACCGTTGCTACAAAATATACGCCTCGACATTTGCGACCACAAAGTGGCTCCTTGTATATTTGGAAATGTCGCCAAAGATCTACCTCATCTTAGATGCATGTATTTTTGGACCGATGCCAGATTCTTTGAG GCATTTGAAATAGGTGGAGTTAACAAGCTAATCCACCTCAGACAATTGGCTTTATTTTTAGAACACCAGAACAATATCGATCTTCTTGCACTTGCTACAATCCTGGATTTGTGCCCTCTTTTACACAAGTTCCATATATCGATG GTACTGCCATCAACATTTAACGCAAAACCAGTACATAAAAGAGTTGTCAGGCCCCACACTCAGTTGAAAGAGGTGGATTTTAGTGGATTTCGAGGGACACAGAATGAGTACAATCTTATGTTATATATCCTTAAAAATGCGGTCTTCCTCGAACGATTGTCAGTCTCTGTGGATGCTATATACTACCATGTAAATCTCGAAGGATGGCATCGTACTACACATTGTAGTCAATTGGCTTACAAGAAGATACGAAGAATTGTTCGCGAGCGGTTGCAAAGAGAGATCATTTCTAAGGATGTTGAGATTAATATCATGTAA
- the LOC140833122 gene encoding F-box/FBD/LRR-repeat protein At5g53840-like isoform X1: MLRACITGIACLAFLCGRFRVLDNVTRRRRRVKGREDRISQLPDDVISLIISRLDTRAAVRTSVLSRRWKHVYTFISDVRFDCCSMSTDSTPCRELEGEKLSQLQRKFVHAVDAFLQHHSGPRIMYFELICCFRGCILGSFRRWMNYVGRLGVKRLVIRYCCYSHDLKRNYPLVLSSDFLPQTSSLESIYLVGGCFQISSQKALKDLDLTDVAFTSEAVERILLNFCSLQSLKFKSCTLPSKLHIHGPDLQLKNLRLFDCSQVVEIYLSAINLTTFELYTHRMMTLSFSNVPLLQNIRLDICDHKVAPCIFGNVAKDLPHLRCMYFWTDARFFEAFEIGGVNKLIHLRQLALFLEHQNNIDLLALATILDLCPLLHKFHISMVLPSTFNAKPVHKRVVRPHTQLKEVDFSGFRGTQNEYNLMLYILKNAVFLERLSVSVDAIYYHVNLEGWHRTTHCSQLAYKKIRRIVRERLQREIISKDVEINIM, encoded by the exons atgttGCGCGCTTGTATAACCG GAATTGCTTGTTTGGCGTTTTTATGCGGCAGATTCAGGGTTTTGGACAATGTAACGAGGCGTCGTCGTCGGGTGAAG GGGAGGGAAGATAGGATTAGTCAATTGCCGGATGATGTGATCTCGTTGATTATATCTCGATTAGATACGAGAGCTGCTGTTAGGACAAGCGTCTTGTCAAGGAGATGGAAGCATGTTTACACCTTTATCTCAGATGTCAGATTTGATTGTTGTAGTATGTCCACTGATTCTACTCCTTGTCGCGAACTCGAGGGCGAAAAGCTGAGCCAATTACAAAGGAAGTTTGTCCATGCAGTGGATGCCTTTTTGCAACATCATTCTGGTCCTAGAATAATGTACTTTGAATTGATTTGTTGTTTCCGTGGATGCATCTTGGGCAGTTTTAGAAGATGGATGAATTATGTTGGCAGATTGGGAGTGAAAAGACTTGTCATTCGATATTGTTGTTATAGCCATGATCTAAAGAGAAACTACCCTCTTGTTTTATCTTCCGATTTTCTTCCTCAAACATCGTCATTGGAAAGTATATATTTGGTGGGTGGTTGTTTCCAAATATCAAGCCAAAAAGCTCTCAAAGAtcttgatttgactgatgtggCTTTCACTTCTGAGGCCGTAGAGCGCATTTTATTGAACTTTTGCAGCCTCCAGTCATTAAAATTTAAGTCTTGTACGCTCCCTTCCAAATTACATATTCATGGTCCTGATCTCCAATTGAAGAATCTGAGGCTGTTTGATTGTTCGCAGGTTGTAGAGATATACTTGTCTGCTATAAATCTAACTACTTTTGAATTATATACCCATAGAATGATGACGTTATCGTTTTCTAACGTACCGTTGCTACAAAATATACGCCTCGACATTTGCGACCACAAAGTGGCTCCTTGTATATTTGGAAATGTCGCCAAAGATCTACCTCATCTTAGATGCATGTATTTTTGGACCGATGCCAGATTCTTTGAG GCATTTGAAATAGGTGGAGTTAACAAGCTAATCCACCTCAGACAATTGGCTTTATTTTTAGAACACCAGAACAATATCGATCTTCTTGCACTTGCTACAATCCTGGATTTGTGCCCTCTTTTACACAAGTTCCATATATCGATG GTACTGCCATCAACATTTAACGCAAAACCAGTACATAAAAGAGTTGTCAGGCCCCACACTCAGTTGAAAGAGGTGGATTTTAGTGGATTTCGAGGGACACAGAATGAGTACAATCTTATGTTATATATCCTTAAAAATGCGGTCTTCCTCGAACGATTGTCAGTCTCTGTGGATGCTATATACTACCATGTAAATCTCGAAGGATGGCATCGTACTACACATTGTAGTCAATTGGCTTACAAGAAGATACGAAGAATTGTTCGCGAGCGGTTGCAAAGAGAGATCATTTCTAAGGATGTTGAGATTAATATCATGTAA